The following are encoded together in the Cyanobacterium aponinum PCC 10605 genome:
- the hoxE gene encoding bidirectional hydrogenase complex protein HoxE encodes MTTTIESPAENTQVKDKRFKILDVVIKKNHSRQDALIQVLHKAQSTFGYLEDDVLIYVARQLKLPLSEVFGVATFYHLFSLKPSGAHNCVVCLGTACYVKGSSELLEKLAEATGLQQGETSADGKVSLLTARCIGACGLAPSVVYDGKVCGKQTADEVVKKVTSWLQE; translated from the coding sequence ATGACTACAACGATCGAATCTCCTGCGGAAAATACACAGGTGAAAGATAAACGATTCAAAATTTTAGATGTAGTTATCAAAAAAAATCACAGCAGACAAGATGCTTTAATTCAAGTTTTGCATAAAGCCCAATCAACTTTTGGTTATCTTGAAGATGATGTTTTAATCTATGTTGCTCGACAGTTAAAACTACCTCTTAGTGAAGTGTTTGGGGTGGCTACTTTTTACCATCTTTTTTCTTTAAAGCCTTCAGGTGCTCATAATTGCGTTGTTTGTTTGGGTACTGCCTGTTATGTAAAAGGTTCATCGGAATTACTGGAAAAACTGGCGGAGGCTACTGGGTTACAACAAGGGGAAACTTCTGCTGATGGCAAGGTATCTTTGCTTACTGCTCGTTGTATTGGGGCCTGTGGTTTAGCTCCTTCTGTGGTTTATGACGGTAAGGTATGCGGAAAACAAAC
- a CDS encoding four helix bundle protein: MSEIKDFKDLIIWQKGMEIAEQCYFVTKKFPKEELYGMVLQIRKSSSSIPANISEGYGRKSSRDYKRFLSIAQGSVNETETHLLLSARVGLCTLKDIETIINNLKE, encoded by the coding sequence ATGTCAGAGATAAAAGACTTTAAAGATTTAATAATTTGGCAAAAAGGGATGGAAATTGCTGAACAATGTTATTTTGTGACCAAAAAATTTCCAAAAGAAGAATTATACGGGATGGTTTTACAAATTAGAAAATCATCATCATCTATACCAGCAAATATATCTGAAGGTTATGGAAGAAAATCTTCGAGAGATTATAAGCGTTTTTTAAGCATAGCTCAGGGTTCTGTAAATGAAACAGAAACTCATCTTCTTTTATCCGCAAGAGTAGGCTTATGTACACTTAAAGATATAGAAACAATTATTAACAACTTGAAAGAATAA